A segment of the Lycium ferocissimum isolate CSIRO_LF1 chromosome 5, AGI_CSIRO_Lferr_CH_V1, whole genome shotgun sequence genome:
atatttttttctaatgtGTCTAAACATTGTACTAATTTTGTGaccaaaactaataaaaattcCAGTGCTTTGGCGCCCAAACAACCTTTTCTATTTTTCCTCAATAGAATAGAATACTTCAATATGGAAAGAGAAATGATCCCTAACGTAGCTCATTTAAAATATTACTGTACTCAAAATAAACCACCGCCAAAAAAGCAAATCTAACAACGTGATTATGCATGTGGTTGGTTATCATCAGATTCCTCATTTCCCTGTTCCCAGCGAATTTCCAAATATAACCTCCTATGAGCACGCAGACAACAGAAACAATAGCAAGGCCAAAACCGTCAATTCATATATTACAAGCGCGCCTCTctagaaaataagaaatcaaattcccgCTGTAGAATCTGAAATTCAAACTTTCAAAAACCCTCCAATGCCTTATTTCCACCCCGCCAAAGTCAACAACACCCCCTTTCTTAACGGCTCCTTCTTCTCTattagcctccaatttctcccttaaaacacacacacaacttgGCTATACACGAAGACACACAAATTTGAATTTGCTTCGtcgaagaaaaataaatatggcCTTAGCTTCAGATCCTTCTAAAGATTCTAGATCTACTTATTGTCGTAAACAGAAGTCTCTCGGTCTCCTATGCTCTAAGTATGTAATTTCTCTCCTTTTATGCATCTAAATTTGATGTTTGTGAATTTGATTTTGAGTATGAATTTGAAGATTgtctattggaaacaacctctctaccccactaaggtagggtaaggtctgcgtacatcttacTCTCCCCAGACTGCACTTGTGGGGTtatactggatatgttgttgttgtataaatCTGAAGATTTGctaattcttttcttgtttttgtgaACTGGGTGCAGTTTTTTGAGCTTGTACAATCGGGATGATGTGGAAACTATAGGGCTTGATGATGCTGCTCGTAGATTGGGTGTGGATATGATCCTTATCTTTGTTTTTGAGTTATGAATTGTTTGATATTTTTCTTGATATTTACTTTATGGTTTTGTTTTGTATAGGGGTTGAAAGACGGCGGATCTATGATATTGTCAATGTACTGGAAAGCATTGGTGTAAGATCTATTAATTAGAACTTGTAATAATTTTCGATTCTTGAATTGAACATTCaatttgtttttaatttaaaatcttaTAGTTCTGTGTTTTTGTTAATTCAGGTTCTTGCTAGGAAGGCTAAGAATAGGTATTCATGGAAAGGGTTTGGAGCAATTCCAAGGACTTTGCAACAGCTGAAGGTAAACACACTAGTTTAAAGTTTAAACTTTTATCTTGTTTCTTTAATGCAGTGCCATTTTTCTTGGCTTGCTAATTTTTTCTCGTACCGATTAATAATTGGATAGGAAGAGGGTCTAAAGGAGAATGGCAGTGGGTTTGATGGATCTAGCTCTATCAAGGTAAGTTATTGACAGTTCTCattttttgaatattgtgcgttTTAGCTCTATGTCTAGAGAGATgatatattttcctttctttttgctCCATGTAACCTCAGGGTTCagatgatgatgaggatgataGAGACTCCAACCCAATTGCTTCATGTGAGACCGATAAACTAAACCCCAATTCTGGTTTCAACTCTGCAGCGCCTTGCAAATCTGGTATGTTTTTTTAAACATCTTTTAAGTGGTAATTGTAAATGCCATTCAATTATTTTGAATTGAATGGCATTTAAGAGCTTGACAACTTTTTTGGGATTATTTTCTGAGAGATTGGGCTACGTTTTAGCAGAAAATAGGAGAGAAAAATCATTGGGACTACTTACACAGAATTTTGTCAAGCTCTTCCTCTGCACCACTGTAAGCAAAAAGTTTCAACTATCGATTACCTGTTTCTGAATTTGCTTTCTACAGATCCTAATTCTTTTTGGTGATTCAATTCAGGTTGATATGATTTGCCTTGATGAGGCAGCAAAGATATTGTTAGGAGATGGAAGGCCTCCTGCAATGACAAGAAGTAAAAAGTCCTCACCTTTTTTTCTTGCTTAGTAGTAATCTGAACTACATAGGTGCACAAACTGTTAGTTTCTTTTTAACACCACTGTTTTGGCTACCTATGATCCTTCAATTAATGTTTTTTTCTTATCTGTGCAGCTAAAGTTAGGAGGTTGTATGATATTGCAAATGTTTTGTC
Coding sequences within it:
- the LOC132055845 gene encoding E2F transcription factor-like E2FE isoform X1 is translated as MALASDPSKDSRSTYCRKQKSLGLLCSNFLSLYNRDDVETIGLDDAARRLGVERRRIYDIVNVLESIGVLARKAKNRYSWKGFGAIPRTLQQLKEEGLKENGSGFDGSSSIKGSDDDEDDRDSNPIASCETDKLNPNSGFNSAAPCKSAENRREKSLGLLTQNFVKLFLCTTVDMICLDEAAKILLGDGRPPAMTRTKVRRLYDIANVLSSMKFIEKTHHPETRKPAFRWLGLRERSEDKSVDGLCANESKKRVFGTELTNTTIKRSRVALTMDGISDEATRKQLLTEVKCENLDNDIQVPKQEPSLTASKKSYHFGPFAPPTVSQSEVSETDRLKRVHDWESLASTYRPQYHNQALKDLFAHYVEAWKSWYLEVAGKNPIQLMS
- the LOC132055845 gene encoding E2F transcription factor-like E2FE isoform X2, which codes for MALASDPSKDSRSTYCRKQKSLGLLCSNFLSLYNRDDVETIGLDDAARRLGVERRRIYDIVNVLESIGVLARKAKNRYSWKGFGAIPRTLQQLKEEGLKENGSGFDGSSSIKGSDDDEDDRDSNPIASCETDKLNPNSGFNSAAPCKSENRREKSLGLLTQNFVKLFLCTTVDMICLDEAAKILLGDGRPPAMTRTKVRRLYDIANVLSSMKFIEKTHHPETRKPAFRWLGLRERSEDKSVDGLCANESKKRVFGTELTNTTIKRSRVALTMDGISDEATRKQLLTEVKCENLDNDIQVPKQEPSLTASKKSYHFGPFAPPTVSQSEVSETDRLKRVHDWESLASTYRPQYHNQALKDLFAHYVEAWKSWYLEVAGKNPIQLMS